A region from the Xiphias gladius isolate SHS-SW01 ecotype Sanya breed wild chromosome 20, ASM1685928v1, whole genome shotgun sequence genome encodes:
- the stbd1 gene encoding uncharacterized protein stbd1, whose protein sequence is MPSPRDPVQPPNSFALAALRSSAATASGRCASKRGAERGAPRQQPAAAAVRPVGPSCAHKYRRQGGGWLFTPQVAMPLQNSNAVALERRMDLASLFCMIGRHGPAVALAVIAMASVLAAFLIYRTVRGKRRRAAAAAAAADRESQSPGASVKRPGQGPSPEESHTPVASTDVSDEGSSDIKEDADLFQSDLKIRHRRAATTATAAEKKPPPYSPPRSDTQIPDNKHTTSDDTEEMALVQDSYKVAEKYAEEASHNLRGDACTVAEMEAEGAGDCRKGATDDTVKGVIDKVHDNNSYLKEPGLINDESHEEQERVFKAEDMEDKNVTTDKYVSDEKTRQEEENFQCASNNQVCFNQTPSVSKNVDERLQDNKTTPETNSVESKLEEPVIQIEDVPVTCISYGRDEEYEEENHHPDSTDNSNHFSPEKEEKEKDEGEEAEEECGDQQLIPQQDATWSMTSEQEPHLPSSQQDQCDYMTDRLTPPIRDRDWGDDGGLASEVCEEDKDEDRVLTAAEFDTHPPLSDKQKLQTEQKDENGLNQKEGVLPTVADQVKEKMLTSDETVAFGEECDGSSVVLSPTLHCLNEPVKVDYRDDDLSSVNTDAEAQFSGIVDFPDLSLDCQQPQSEVKDEGISPHLDKDKDLTVLVSDLPSVKKDIQFEKTEMCAVVVLAEDSIDPQVPPCFKDQQIGQMVNNETFYETSVAAAPDTVTSDAVNIIAPIMAEKISHPHVSSCHEDQQSVQMINNETFDKSGAGPDTIKNVTASVIGEEKSCPDLPSICQDQKSDQVEINETLDKTRVNSTTDAAVCENVSITTPVMSEEISRPDTLSFSQDQQSRNKEDFSKFTIDAAHVMSEEFNPPTCQTHLPSFEQSELKEKDKDSISSPGVGEESGISSMTVTPDLHDAGNEFDMTTENMVLQVMDCDPLSEERTEARNSLFADDVTIPVIKEDTVGTVCGPHPSHLSQQPQSEDTDRAKYESSAANEDMFGHEVEDNYNRAMEQFMVQIASTMILTDKLQTDVKAVVEVVEIKEKSKGVSIAKKVETETEKEKEEDCEKSEISIMEATMDNNEWITDSNYQVHPWMNLSVTPFAQDHTKTDQLTTEECQHSSSLTDATCMDTDTPPSTEVKQTSTLSLVDESTENNKKVVAVQPMPQNVSVTFRIHYVTHSPYQTVAVTGNQQELGNWKEFIPLESAKDGHWATVVSLPAESHVEWKFVVVDKGVVCRWEECGNRLLETGCGDDLILQKWWGLL, encoded by the exons ATGCCGAGTCCCCGTGACCCAGTCCAGCCGCCGAACAGCTTCGCACTCGCTGCCCTTCGCAGCTCTGCGGCAACAGCGAGTGGTCGCTGCGCCTCGAAACGCGGCGCGGAGCGCGGAGCCCCCCGgcagcagcctgcagcagcCGCAGTCAGGCCAGTCGGGCCCTCATGCGCACATAAATACAGACGCCAGGGAGGGGGGTGGTTATTTACACCACAGGTTGCAATGCCGCTTCAAAACAGCAACGCCGTGGCCCTGGAGAGACGCATGGACCTGGCCTCGCTCTTCTGCATGATAGGACGGCACGGCCCCGCCGTGGCTCTGGCTGTGATAGCGATGGCGTCCGTGCTCGCGGCGTTCCTCATCTACCGGACCGTGAGGGGGAAGCGGAGGAGGgccgcagccgcagccgcagccgcCGACAGGGAGAGCCAGAGCCCCGGCGCGTCGGTGAAGCGGCCGGGACAGGGGCCGAGCCCGGAGGAGTCGCACACCCCCGTGGCGTCAACAG ATGTGAGTGATGAAGGCTCGTCAGACATAAAGGAAGACGCTGATCTATTTCAAAGTGACCTGAAAATCAGGCATCGCCGTGCCGCTaccactgccactgctgctgagaAGAAACCTCCACCCTATTCTCCTCCCAGGAGTGACACCCAAATACCAGACAACAAGCACACCACTTCAGATGACACAGAGGAAATGGCACTTGTGCAGGACTCTTACAAAGTAGCGGAGAAGTATGCAGAGGAGGCTAGTCACAACCTGCGAGGTGACGCTTGCACGGTGGCTGAAATGGAGGCGGAGGGTGCTGGCGATTGCCGCAAGGGTGCAACAGATGACACTGTTAAGGGTGTGATAGACAAGGTCCATGATAACAATAGCTACCTGAAGGAGCCTGGGCTGATTAATGACGAGAGCCACGAGGAGCAGGAAAGG GTGTTTAAAGCAGAAGATATGGAAGACAAGAATGTGACAACAGACAAGTATGTTTCAGATGAGAAAACCAGACAAGAGGAGGAAAACTTTCAGTGTGCTTCAAACAATCAAGTGTGCTTCAACCAGACCCCTTCTGTGAgtaaaaatgttgatgaaaGACTACAAGATAACAAAACTACACCAGAGACAAACAGCGTCGAGTCCAAATTGGAAGAGCCTGTCATTCAGATCGAAGATGTACCTGTCACTTGCATCTCTTATGGCAGAGATGAGGAGTATGAGGAAGAGAATCACCACCCAGATAGTACTGACAACAGTAATCACTTCTCTccagaaaaggaagagaaagagaaagatgagggtgaggaggcagaggaagagtgTGGGGACCAACAGCTAATTCCTCAACAAGATGCGACCTGGTCCATGACATCTGAACAAGAACCACACCTGCCATCTTCACAGCAGGACCAGTGTGATTACATGACAGACAGGTTGACGCCACCGATTCGGGATAGGGATTGGGGTGATGATGGTGGTCTAGCTAGTGAAGTGTGTGAAGAAGATAAAGATGAAGACCGCGTTCTTACAGCTGCTGAATTCGACACCCATCCCCCACTGTCTGACAAGCAAAAACTTCAGACTGAGCAAAAAGACGAAAATGGTCTCAATCAGAAGGAGGGTGTTCTTCCCACTGTGGCTGATcaggtgaaagagaaaatgctgACTAGTGATGAGACTGTTGCCTTTGGTGAAGAATGTGATGGTTCAAGTGTGGTACTCAGCCCTACTCTGCATTGTTTGAACGAGCCTGTAAAGGTTGATTACCGTGATGACGATCTGTCCAGTGTCAACACTGATGCAGAAGCTCAATTCTCAGGCATTGTGGATTTCCCTGACTTGTCATTGGATTGTCAACAACCACAAAGTGAAGTGAAAGATGAAGGAATCTCCCCACATTTGGATAAAGACAAGGATCTTACTGTTCTCGTCTCGGACTTGCCATCTGTCAAGAAAGACATTCAGTTCGAAAAGACGGAAATGTGTGCAGTTGTTGTGTTAGCTGAAGACAGTATTGACCCTCAAGTGCCACCTTGCTTCAAAGACCAACAAATTGGACAAATGGTTAATAATGAAACTTTTTACGAGACTAGTGTCGCTGCTGCTCCTGATACAGTTACAAGCGATGCTGTGAACATTATTGCCCCGATAATGGCTGAAAAAATATCTCATCCTCATGTGTCATCTTGCCATGAAGACCAACAAAGTGTccaaatgataaataatgaaacCTTTGACAAATCTGGTGCTGGTCCTGATAcgattaaaaatgtaactgctTCTGTAATCGGTGAAGAAAAGTCTTGTCCTGACTTGCCATCCATCTGCCAAGACCAAAAAAGTGACCAAGTGGAAATTAATGAAACTTTGGACAAGACGAGGGTTAATTCCACTACTGATGCAgctgtttgtgaaaatgttagTATTACTACACCTGTAATGTCTGAAGAAATATCTCGTCCTGACACGTTGTCTTTCTCCCAAGACCAACAATCACGAAATAAGGAAGACTTTTCTAAATTTACCATTGACGCTGCTCATGTCATGAGTGAGGAGTTTAACCCTCCCACGTGTCAAACTCACTTGCCATCCTTTGAGCAAAGTGAGctgaaggagaaagacaaagacagcatTTCATCCCCTGGTGTTGGAGAAGAGAGCGGGATTTCAAGCATGACGGTGACCCCTGATTTGCATGATGCTGGTAATGAGTTTGACATGACCACTGAAAATATGGTGCTTCAGGTAATGGATTGTGATCCACTGTCTGAAGAAAGGACAGAGGCTCGAAACAGCCTCTTTGCTGATGATGTAACCATACCTGTCATAAAGGAAGATACAGTAGGTACGGTGTGCGGGCCTCACCCATCACATCTCTCCCAGCAACCCCAAAGTGAGGACACAGACAGGGCTAAGTATGAGTCATCTGCAGCCAACGAGGACATGTTTGGCCATGAGGTTGAAGACAATTACAACAGAGCAATGGAGCAGTTTATGGTGCAGATTGCAAGCACAATGATCTTAACTGATAAGCTGCAGACAGATGTGAAGGCTGTTGTTGAGGTTGTAGAGATTAAGGAGAAGAGCAAAGGGGTAAGCATTGCAAAGAAagtagaaacagaaacagagaaagagaaagaagaggactGTGAAAAGAGCGAAATCAGTATCATGGAGGCGACTATGGACAATAACGAATGGATCACGGATAGTAACTACCAAGTCCATCCCTGGATGAACCTTTCTGTCACACCTTTTGCCCAAGACCACACAAAAACCGACCAGCTAACCACTGAAGAATGCCAGCACAGCTCTTCTCTCACAGATGCTACTTGTATGGATACAGATACCCCACCTTCCACTGAAGTCAAACAAACCAGCACTCTCTCCCTTGTTGATGAAAGCAcggaaaataacaaaaaggttGTGGCTGTCCAGCCCATGCCCCAGAACGTCAGTGTGACCTTCCGCATTCACTATGTCACCCACTCACCATACCAGACGGTGGCTGTCACAGGAAACCAGCAGGAGCTGGGGAACTGGAAGGAATTCATCCCGTTAGAGTCGGCCAAGGATGGGCACTGGGCCACGGTGGTCAGCCTACCCGCAGAGAGCCATGTGGAGTGGAAGTTTGTGGTGGTGGACAAGGGTGTGGTGTGTCGTTGGGAGGAGTGCGGCAACCGCCTCCTTGAGACAGGCTGTGGAGATGACCTGATTTTGCAAAAATGGTGGGGATTATTGTAG
- the LOC120806288 gene encoding heat shock protein 30-like, producing MLCSHGFQSGLRPFTDFYWPVRSLWPEVKPLLHRQHLLQRHLQELRSGLELMDKLQHEILEETEPFQTGVAAQPVSCQLEKEGEHFGLTLDAQGFSPEELSVRQVGRKLRVSGKTEKKQEDGKGSYSYRLQEFRRELDLPQGLNPEAVTCCLAPDGKLHIQAARAPCAEEAERELTIKRSLEEKTQQSVCSHTETDNNTQDKPGHMD from the coding sequence atgCTGTGCTCTCATGGATTCCAGTCCGGCCTCAGGCCATTCACGGACTTCTACTGGCCCGTACGCAGTCTGTGGCCAGAGGTCAAACCTCTGCTCCACCGGCAGCATCTACTGCAGAGGCACCTACAGGAGCTGCGCAGCGGTCTGGAGCTGATGGACAAACTTCAACACGAGATCCTGGAGGAGACGGAGCCTTTCCAAACCGGTGTGGCCGCGCAGCCAGTCTCCTGCCAgctggagaaagagggagagcacTTTGGACTGACCCTGGACGCTCAAGGATTTTCCCCAGAGGAGCTGTCTGTCAGGCAGGTGGGCAGGAAGCTGAGAGTCAGCgggaagacagagaagaagcaggaggacGGGAAAGGCTCCTACTCTTACAGACTCCAGGAGTTCAGACGGGAGTTGGATCTGCCCCAAGGGCTGAACCCTGAAGCCGTCACCTGCTGCCTGGCTCCGGACGGGAAGCTCCACATCCAGGCAGCCAGAGCTCCGTGTGCGGAGGAGGCTGAGAGAGAGCTGACTATCAAGAGGAGCttggaggagaaaacacagcagagtgtgtgttcacacacagagacagacaacaacacacaggacAAACCTGGACACATGGACTGA